DNA from Drosophila suzukii chromosome 2R, CBGP_Dsuzu_IsoJpt1.0, whole genome shotgun sequence:
ATATTATTGTTGGCAGTGTACGTATGTACATAAgcaatttataaagtgtgAATAGTGTTTTGTGgtgtaaacaaaaagaaaattgtTGATTTATAAAGCCGATTACCATATATGATGCTCATAAAGTCCATTAAGCCTACAACACAATAATTTGTGTTTAGATGATGTATAGGTACTTTTATCTGATTTCTGTATAAGCAATGCACCAAACTTTCAACACAATAATAATTAACATTAGCAATTATATTAGAATATATTCGAAAGTATAGTGCTTTACTGAGATCTAATTATTGGATACCCAATGCAAATTCCATTTTATTTGACTATATATCATTTGACTACAATTTATGTAAAACTAGGTTAACAAATAAAGTACACATCTAAGGTCCTCCCAATCTGTCCAATATACCGAAAAAATTTCACTTAACTCCAATCGATAGGGGAAAAGGAAAGCTATTGGTCTGCAGGATGACAGACCATATGATATTGGAAGTCATTAACTTCAGATCCATTCGATTGGCTATCAATATTTGGATTAGGCCAGCATATTTTTCGCGTGTTGCTGGTTGGCAATAAGCCAATCGTAGTAATCtatattttatgtattgatGGTCAGCTGTGGCACCTACTTTATAAGCAAGTATAGTACATTCCCATCCCCCCGAAAACCCCAAGATATTACAGGCACGTGCGCCCAACTGATACGCTTCACTTTATCACATCCAATAAACTTTTACCATTGCATAATACTTTCtgtatttcatttatttaccACACTGAAGTGCACTCTGTTTGGCTATCGTAATAagtacacatttttgttttgccttTCGGGTCATATATCAGTCTGGACATTTTAATTCGATTCTGTAGGTAAGAGAAGAAAACTTTCGCTCTTGATTTTATTGCACAACTGGATAAGTGAATTGATAAAGAGATAATTCGGTTGTTATCGCACTCGTAACATTCTTATCTGTAGCGGTGACGGTCTCAGATTATGAAGAATAATAAAGTACCTTTTAATTGCAGACCAGAGTCAAAAACCTTTTGGATACAAAAAGTGACTGCCGGCCTGTGTCAATAAAAGAGATTAACTGCCATTAAATTGATGCAGTTTTAAGcctttaataaattaaatattgcAATTAAAGCTTCGCGCATTAAGAACTTTATTTTGTTGAGCAAATTTATTGGTAAACATAAGGGGATTTAATTGTTTACCTTTAAAGCACATATAAATCAAAGTAGAAAGGTATTTAAATACGACAAGACCATCCCGTATAATGACGCAATTCGCTTAAAAAGCGGTGCGTGTGCTTAGTTTTCGGTGTTAATCAGCATTTATCTCAGTCAGGAAACTCATCTTGAGAACCTTGAATTCGCTGTTTGCCCTGTCGCTCCTGACGTTCCATCCAAGTCGAAATCTTTATTTGTATCTACGGGGGTGCAGATGTATCTTGTATCTTGTATCTGTAGCTTTGTATCTTTGTATGCTCTGCCGTCTCTGTCTGGCTGTGagttttgtttgcttttgtttTATTGCGACTTGTTGACGTTCTTATTGCCGCTCTGGCTGTTGTTGTCGGATTCTCAAGTTTACCAACTTGCATAGCAATGAAGCGATATGAATATGCGAGTATGGGGGGTTGTGGCTTgggatcgggatcgggatCCATTTTCTGGCCAGGATTTCGACAGCCATTTTGCCACGTCTTTGTTGCCACTTTTAGCCAGATTCACGATGACATTGTTGCCAACAGCCTGTcataattttcaattttatacCGCCGGGCTTTATGCTCTCACCTTACCGAGACTATGGACTCCATGGACTCCGGGGTTTATACATGTATGCATGATTGTACAAGAAACAGTAAGCCGCAAATGTTTGCTCTACGTGTCTTTCTGACGTTCTCCACTTTCCCGGGGAGACTAATGCATTAAGTCGATTTCGCGCTTCAATGGATTTTGTTGCCGCTGCCACAAGTTTTGGCATCCTTCTAGCCGTATATGTCGCCTTGGCTGAGCCACTTTTACACGCTCAATCGAATGGCTCCTCCGACTGGCTGACTGACTGATATTTTTGCCACACATTTGCTCTCGAGAGTCTCGAGAGTCAATGGCACGTTAATAAAACGTCGCCAAACGAGCTGGGATTTTCGTATATTTCGTATTTCGCATTTTCCGATAGTTACCCGCTGGATGCGTAGGAAGCTGGCTCAACCCCTAATCAGGATTCAATTAAgctttttttaaagaaaacttaaTCAAACTTCGCTGACCTTTTCCCGCTCCCGGGAAAGCCAATTAAGAGTGGCAACAATGAACGTAAAGTGGGCTAAAAGGGGCAAATCGGGCAGGAGTTTTCATAGCCCGGGCTTAATTAATGTATCAATCTTTGTGTTGTATCCACTCTACGGAATGTCAAACCCTTCATGGGGCAATTAAGAGTTTATTGAAATGTTGACATTGGCCGCAACAGGACACTTTTCGGGGTTAAAGTTTGGCAAGGAAAAGTTCGAGCGTGCTCCTGTGTGGTTCTGTTAAAGGACCTTCCATCATCAGGCGTGTTAACAAGTCGCACGcacattatttataatttatgtgCATATTTCAAAATGCGTGGCCTTGGGGGaaagcgaaaaaaaaacaacagaaAAATAGAGAACAGTTGTCTGGAAAGTTGGGCCGTCCAACTAAATCACATGCATACGTCTTGCGAATGAGTAATGTGGGGCCCGTCACTCAGTCGTCAGTTGGTTTCCCCAAAAACCCCACAAAAACCCCCGAAACCCCACGAAATCCTCCACTACCACTAGCCTGCGTCTTATTAATGTTAATTACTGCTGTTGCTCTACGCAAAGCTCTTTATCCCTTTAAGCCACAACACATTTGCGAGCTTGCCAACAAACTTCAGGCCTAATTtctgttaaatttttttcgcCCTGCCACTGACACACTTACAGCCAGAGGCGTCGCTTAAAGGGGGCGGAGATTTTGGGCAACAATTTATGCCGAAAGTTTTGGCAAATTGCTCATTTCAAGCACCGTTTGGTATGCAACACCTTCGCGATATTAGAAAATTCCTGCAGGTGAGAGATTTATGCCAGCCATCGTCCTGCCAATTGCACTCACACTCATCTCAACGGAATTTGCATTCCTTTTGCTTAAAGATCAAAacattttataactttgtatTATTGAAGAATTAAGAaggaaaaatgttttaattacaaatttaaaaaccatttaagTAATACCACCTGCCTTATAGAAGAGCTATCATATATGAAAACTTattttaataatgtttttatggTTTTTCAAGTAAAACACATAGTTCCCATTCTCTGTTAGGTTaccttttttaaaatttactaaaattctattattttttaagttaaaCTGTAATTGTATAACAGTATTTCGCTCTCTGCACAAACGCTCACTAGCGTCCTGCGAAATAATTTGCATTTATCTAGCTGGTCTTACCTGGGAAAACACTTAAAAGACTCGGAAGAAGCGGCCAGGCGGAAAACGTTGGAGCCGTAATACTTGTCTCTGGGTGTAGTTGATGCTGAATAAGCGAAGACGTGGATGCtgttgctttttttttttatggtgCTGTTGCTTCTGGGGCTTTTCTCGTAGACACTATTAAGACCTGGATGCCCGAATATTGGATCAAGCATGCTTAAATTTGTTATTCAAGTTCATGCTTTTTGTATTGCTCATTTCAATATGGTTGTTTATAATTGTTGTAATTGTTTTAATGGTTATTATGTCGGACTCCACGAAATGTGTATTCGGGTAAACAATCTAGGGGTTAAACGCCAGCAATTTCAGGTGTTTAGCAATTAAGAATTTTCAAATTATATAATATCCGTGTGTTTGCTTAGTTTCGTTTGATTGCAATTTATTTTAACTACTCGCAAATATTTGGTTCTAGTTTCGGGGCacaaaggaaaatggaaatTGAAGGGCCCTCAGGAAGGGGAGATTTTCCACTCTGAGGGGGCACTCGACTTTTGCCATTGGCATTGCCATTGCGTTCAGGCAATGACCCGGAAGTTTTTGGCATTTCATTTATCTCATCTCTGGGCTCTTCGGTCCGCCTCTCTTGCTTtattttacaataataaacatttagcattttcattttggcTCTTATGTTTGGTTTACGATTTTAAAGATTTACGATTTAAAGATTTGTTTCCACCCAAGCACTGAAGTAAATAGGCGTTCGCTTGGCCTTCTGCTTATACAGTTGAACTTCTATAGCTCGAAACATTGATGGTTATGATTTGTAGGGATTTTTACTTACTAAAGATAGTAAAGAATGAAAAAAAGgtatccaaaaaaatgttgtcTTTCTGAATCTTGGTTTttcaaaaataccaaatatcAAAAATGCCAAATATCTAAACATACACTTCAAAACCCTAAGGGGATTTACGTGGCATTATTGCTATTTGCCCTAATCCTTTTTATAAAACTACCTTTGTCCTTTGTCTTTAAGGCAGTTTTCGTTTATTTTACAAATGAAACTTgtatatttcaataaatatttgcaTAATAGATATAAATGGAAAGGTTTAGAAAATCAAAGTTATAATCAGGAATATGAAATCTGAATgaatagaatttaaaatatcaCTTAGGCAAATGAGACTGTTCTAAGAAAAACATAGTCCAAATACTTAGATGTGATGACTAAGAAGGGACTGTTTCTTTGTCGGAAAGTGAACATTTCGCAAGCTTGGAACAGATTCGCTGCATTCCAGGGAATCATTGagataataaaaatattctaTTTAGTTTATTCCGTTTTTTTCGCCCCACCCCCGCCTCACTTGACTGGTTATGGCATTGTGTTGTCTAAATAATAGAATCGAATGGGGTTAATGGGAGAGAAATGCCGTGTAAGGTCCAGTGGCAGATGCGAAGTGCAATATGGGGAGGGGACTTTTTTAAAAGCAAAATAAGcgatattaatttaaatgcattttaaatttatgataaaataaaaaaaaataatcaaaataaatggtTTAAGCTTGAAATCATAAATCGAAATTCTTGTTTTAAAATCATATAACATAAAAAATCGTAAAATCCATTTCTCTGTTTCAAGACGGCAAGTCACCCCCTTTTTATCCGCCCCTGATAAAGTACAGCAACAACATAAGTTCATGGAGAGGCCCTGATCAAAGCGGGTGGCGGGGGTTGGAAAAAGAGGGGGAGGCTGGCAATGACGATCGGAGAGCGAGAGGGCAACACACAAAGATGAGAGCGGAGCGAAGAGAGCCGCAAGATATGTACATAGTTCAATGCAAAACCAAACAAATCACCGAAATAAATGCTACGAAAATAAACCATAAAGCCCAAGAACATCGGAGcgtatattaaataatattgtttTTCTTTCTCATGCAGATTCCGTGGGTGAAAACCGAGTTATGGCGACGACGACTTGGTAAACGCTTTTTGTTATCACTCACGGTGTAATCACATGGCAGCGTTATTTAGTCGAATTATTCTGAAATAAGTGTAATTCTAGCCAATTGCGCGTTTTTGGTACTTTAAACGGGTAACGAGACACGGCACACAAAACAACACACATAAGAGCACTGGCACACGATAACGGTCGTCGGCAaatttgttaattattttaaaaattatttaaatgcgCGCATCGAACCGCACACGTTGGAGAACCAACAACAAATTAGAGCGACGCTCCGCAAAAACGCTCTcatacacacgcacacacacacaccaccACCAATCAGCTGTTCGTGATCGGCCGCAGCGTTGCCACCTCCTCGAAATTCGGAATAAAATTTTTGAACATCAAAATAACTTTGCCGTTTGCCGTTGACCAAGCGTTTTTCCCAGGTGCTTTAATAATTCACTTTTTTTGCTGTTTACCTAAGTGGAACGCCTGCTGCCTTGGTGACCTTGGGGCCGCACTCACTCCCACTTTTCCGCTTTTAATTGCCGGGCGTTTGCGAGTACAACTTTAAAACACGCACTgctaacttatttttattGCAGTCCGCGGCCGCTTTTAGCCAATGGTGCGAAAAATGAGGAGCCACCTAACGGTACAGCAGTCCGAACACGACTAAGCGCAGGATTTCGGAGAAGTTCCTTATATACCGTTACGAAGCGGAGGCTAAAGTAGACaggacgcaggcgcaaagcgGAAACCGTGTCAACTCGCGGCCTCAGGGTCAGGATGTCAGGGAGAGAGCCGCGGAGCCGGAGAGAGAGCACATGCAACAGCATTGCCCGAAACTCACACTCCTCTCAACACCCATCCTCATCCTGAATCGCATGGCCAACTAGGTTGGCGGTAGGTGGCGCTAGAAGGAATTAGGAAACCCATATTCTACGATCCAAGATCAAAGGAATGTGCAAAAGATCATTTTCGAGTttatattttacttttaatgCATCATCCTGCAAAAGTGTATTGTGCATCATTTAGATTGAGATTGCATATTTAGCACTCATTCAAAAAAGGCTATTTTAAAACTTAAAGTTGTTTCATGGtttacttttaaaactttCTTTTTGAATTCAGATGTACTAAGCAGTTGTTGCCTTATTCCACTTAGCAATTCAATGCGTTAAGTATAGCTTGTAGGTTTTAATTTTACTATTTTAATCTTATCAAAACTAACGACTTAAACTAAATACCTATTCATGTTAataaatatgttacaataAAATCAACCAAAGCTTTGTATGTCAAATAATTTTAGCTCAATTGCCTGCGCAGATGCCGCTCCCGTTTCCATTCCTGCACTTTTTCCCGCTGCATATCGCTCCGCGTTCGTCTCTGCTGATATATGGGATCTCTTCTTCGTACAGCGTTTAAATCATAGGCTCCAAAGTGAGTCACCCTTGCCGGTTGCTGTTCGATTCCCAACCCAGTGCGTTGCTTGCGAAGAACGGTCTTCACTGGGTACAGTCGTCCACTTTTACTGGGTCCCAATCCGTGCTCCTGATCCCAGCCTTGTTTAACCATCAACTGGAGTCCCCGATTCTTGGCGGAAATATTAAACTTGTGTAGTTTATGGGCGGGCAGGGCTTTTAGATTGAACTGGTGCACGGTGGAGGTTTGATGATCTGGCCATGGGGTCTCCTTGTAGTCCCTTTTGCAGATTTCGCAGTAAAATGGACTGTTGATATCCACGGACTCCTCCCCGTCACTGCCTTCAGCATAAGTGGGTTGAGTTTGCAAAAGTTGAACCACTTCCAAGTGACCTTTTCGCTGGGCCAGCTCAAGAGCTGTATTTCCGGATTTGTCTGCTATCTCCACATGGACTCCTTTCTGAAGAAGCCAAGCCACTGTCTCCGCGGCTCCTTCACAGGCAGCCATCATCAAGGCAGTCCAGCCAAAGGAATCGCGGGAATTCAGATCCTCTTCGTAGATCTCCATTTGGGTCAGCTCCTCCACTTGGTTgcttgttgccaaacggaagAACTTGCTCTTATCAAATGGCAGTTTGGGCTTCTTCGTAACAACTTTTGCTTCCTTTCTTTTACTAGAACTGAGAGGTGAAACTTGGCTGGTGGTAGGAGCATCCAGGACTTCCTTGTAGAACTCCTGAGCCTCCGCGCCGTTTAGACCATTAATTTGGTGCTTAACCGCTTTCGGGGACTCGGGAACACTATCCGGATCTCCTGCACGGACGAACCGCTTGAGTTGCAGTGGCAGTGTGGTCAGGGCCAGCCAATTTGGATGCAGTTCTCCGGACGAATTCATTGAGCTGATGGTTGtattcttttttgttttgatgaTCCAATAGTTGTTTTTtgtaaataaacatttaacatATGTGATCCAGGGCTGCCAAAGCGATTGTCTGTTATCGATAAGCCCAAGACATCGTCCTTAGCGATAGAAAGTTACTGTATACTCGATAGGCCACAGATATTCTGTAAAGGGAAAGTTTCCGTTTTATTTCAATTTggattaaataaaattttaatataacttattttaaaaattataacatGAGCAGTGTGAATTCTTACGGTAAAAACTGATCATTAAGGATATTTATTAATAAGggctttttaaaaaatatctttatcAAGTTCGCTTAAGGAATGTCAATATTCCCAAAAATCCTCTGTCTATTTGTAATCAATAAGAGATCATGTAATTTTGGTAAAAgcattaaattta
Protein-coding regions in this window:
- the LOC108017872 gene encoding G patch domain and ankyrin repeat-containing protein 1 homolog: MNSSGELHPNWLALTTLPLQLKRFVRAGDPDSVPESPKAVKHQINGLNGAEAQEFYKEVLDAPTTSQVSPLSSSKRKEAKVVTKKPKLPFDKSKFFRLATSNQVEELTQMEIYEEDLNSRDSFGWTALMMAACEGAAETVAWLLQKGVHVEIADKSGNTALELAQRKGHLEVVQLLQTQPTYAEGSDGEESVDINSPFYCEICKRDYKETPWPDHQTSTVHQFNLKALPAHKLHKFNISAKNRGLQLMVKQGWDQEHGLGPSKSGRLYPVKTVLRKQRTGLGIEQQPARVTHFGAYDLNAVRRRDPIYQQRRTRSDMQREKVQEWKRERHLRRQLS